One segment of Primulina tabacum isolate GXHZ01 chromosome 6, ASM2559414v2, whole genome shotgun sequence DNA contains the following:
- the LOC142549170 gene encoding V-type proton ATPase subunit G 1-like — translation MAASGSQNGIQLLLAAEQEAQHIVNTARTAKQNRLKQAKEEAEKDIADFRAQIEAEFQKKVSESSGDSGANMKRLEHETDEKISHLKEEASRVSPDIVSMLLMHVTTVKN, via the exons ATGGCAGCCAGTGGTAGCCAGAATGGAATCCAACTCTTACTagcagcagaacaagaagcTCAGCACATTGTCAATACTGCTAGAACCG CAAAGCAAAACAGGTTGAAGCAGGCAAAAGAAGAAGCTGAAAAGGATATTGCTGATTTCCGTGCTCAAATAGAAGCTGAATTTCAGAAAAAGGTTTCAGAG AGCAGTGGAGACTCGGGTGCCAATATGAAGCGTCTTGAACACGAGACAGATGAAAAGATCTCTCACCTCAAGGAAGAGGCTTCAAGAGTTTCCCCTGACATTGTCTCGATGCTGTTGATGCACGTGACTACCGTAAAGAACTGA